A stretch of the Leptotrichia sp. oral taxon 223 genome encodes the following:
- a CDS encoding M15 family metallopeptidase, with translation MYVLSKLSLSRLEGVHPKLSELFKRAIVDSPHDFMLVQGLRTAEYQRELYRQGRTKPGKIVTNCDGYRAKSNHQAKSDGYGHAVDFAIYDPTIPGKIDWDNEKKYREVADHLKAVAEKMEINIEWGGDWKKFKDYPHIEIR, from the coding sequence ATGTATGTATTAAGTAAACTAAGTTTAAGCAGATTGGAAGGAGTACATCCCAAGCTTTCAGAACTGTTCAAAAGAGCGATAGTGGATAGCCCTCATGACTTTATGCTAGTTCAAGGATTGAGAACCGCGGAATATCAGAGGGAGCTGTATAGGCAAGGAAGGACAAAACCTGGAAAAATTGTAACAAACTGTGATGGTTATAGAGCTAAGTCAAATCATCAAGCTAAGAGTGACGGTTACGGACATGCGGTTGATTTTGCAATTTATGATCCGACAATTCCGGGAAAAATTGATTGGGATAACGAGAAGAAATACCGGGAAGTTGCAGATCATTTAAAAGCTGTTGCAGAGAAAATGGAAATAAATATCGAATGGGGCGGAGACTGGAAAAAATTTAAAGATTATCCGCACATTGAAATAAGATAA
- a CDS encoding cytoplasmic protein, producing the protein MLEKNKLYISFHKPKRLIGHLIALWTLGKYSHTEFIYDGQVFLSNPGGVRTRKFEYQKNMDIYELPNNVEAKDVIEFFKTAQGKGYDYLGILGQFFYADKVQDADKYFCSEFCLNAIDYALQFTLTYKCKSLKDRVGYQFNPSKLFKYLKDMELIKEKEVI; encoded by the coding sequence ATGCTTGAAAAAAACAAACTTTATATCAGTTTCCATAAGCCCAAGAGACTGATAGGGCATTTGATAGCACTATGGACACTAGGTAAATATTCACACACTGAATTTATCTATGACGGACAGGTGTTCTTATCTAATCCTGGTGGAGTTAGAACAAGAAAATTTGAATATCAAAAAAACATGGATATTTATGAGCTGCCCAACAACGTAGAAGCTAAAGATGTCATAGAATTTTTTAAAACAGCACAAGGTAAAGGTTATGATTATCTTGGAATATTAGGGCAATTTTTCTATGCTGACAAGGTACAAGATGCTGACAAATATTTTTGCAGTGAATTTTGTTTAAATGCGATAGATTATGCCCTGCAATTTACATTGACTTATAAATGCAAATCTCTAAAAGACAGGGTTGGCTATCAGTTCAATCCCTCAAAATTATTTAAGTATTTAAAAGATATGGAATTAATAAAAGAAAAGGAAGTGATTTAA